From one Drosophila subpulchrella strain 33 F10 #4 breed RU33 chromosome 3L, RU_Dsub_v1.1 Primary Assembly, whole genome shotgun sequence genomic stretch:
- the LOC119552893 gene encoding uncharacterized protein LOC119552893 — protein sequence MSSSWYLQHVTTGQRHILHNGPNLVGRHSRCKIVLSGTYEFVSREHANIIVSDNEVVVQSMNALNGIFINDGKLSEKIKRLAVAEGSTISLGVTGMPLEKVKSIHAIFLLKKMQPTAHEIILSSDDDDTTPLPAVRFPIAGQPTEFNLKEQIPSIALKDTSVKEEEEEEQPPSPGLHLPKITEVKQEIVKQTTAEIENIFGEPNDAILDSVLELNPYLYNQLNKKSASSAATQTKILDGDCIELETNADKKRTSEAQPNSKAFEPDKHADGERVSAPQEVVDEDEYDERYALSQAVLKEIKAEMAFSDGEEDFLESNGVGNVVQGSPSSNTYDDIVYISDSDDDELNDKVADWSKLLSQKVVPDVIEMSQTYPVLEEDSDSDLGIGAKHPTRALRIQSSSEDETSDELIAPQMERGRSKNKSLNDRVVRQADSTTPDPSPIRKCSVRLKKEKTTDNVSSTADDEHSLEAEDKISPKLKSCLKTPSKTLADDKNKKAETKKSSVRQRRQTIASRDELAHISPRQDETNKTQLHITSRDDLAKSSKANEETKEAPKDIVQTPKKVLRSRSKSCYMDRPEELGEPLSKKEKNPKKNNENSINSLTELVVTLEAPEKLKTSTKSKNKKVEGKKTTSRGRPKKLKSIEEFESLTTEVKETEPMAKSKVSPSKQGNDKVPIPAESLLKKSPRLLNRSKSCYTDRPGITEAYYPDKLSPAKCDASGRLENSNEKRMTHEAPSFAKNRGKLQGVLAAKAKDMVLERQRLIDYQADLNAKWKQKPKDKKKEDEKIKQNRREALKKLSDKPKEKDNSSRTSKRKHSTTVPTVLNTNRGEFLTKEVGGPPTKVAKTDKAKPVPKKLTPPRHPTAETFSQQLKAADETLLYPQPHSYRPAERKGAEQARNQRTCNKVTFAEMELYNKKKEELNNIQRKLRKVHFNDDVVIHYIEKVQGARAQLHGRKECIKLFLSTYHERREWTRKGKKPVNDIRQHTRSILRWANQWLKLGSVDAVADQDTILPISNEFDSFKHYIETFVPLMKLELLSSIERDYRMNTETFVVSLKNVYIQDNCYRLVTRVNNRPIAKFVLYTLSGGSQVTETFANLLDIKCVGGNAFEFLFEILMQNITEDQINSVKQWTARPVVDSIRVELGALSAVHQLPSSPLCRRILKPTQTISEISLPKQAFTFKGCTKMNEHQENICLRTYQRVIDDLKPSITLIQGPPGTGKSKVISELCLQTLYGNAAKTLDRKILICTHSNTAVDHIVGLLGGVVRVMSHDRFNLLRFGLHEKMSNYSRPFSLEAHFDKAKKLKLKRLTPENVEVLKKQHMDLKAEILQLKQKANLTGTYLQQQLKQKERQLHLISEQLNPPLTSREELEISHTCVAKANIICTTLSSCVKLANYVDFFDICIIDEATQCTEPWTLLPMRFGLTHLVLVGDTQQLPAVVLSKKAIDFGLSNSMFDRIQRSLQQQLDKPGGNQFVHTKLFKLSMQYRMHPEICRWPNKYFYEDQLVNADSTARFASAVIPYCVINLRYTQDISGAQNKSISNDEEARFVAKLLTEMDKHLPTKRYSYGIISPYQSQCFALSQVIPSHMNLTPLTVDAYQGLEKDVIIISNARTRGWGFLTNYQRLNVALTRPKRCLVICGNFDDLKSVDMWRNLLDDARNRKVYFDLERKHVDDLQNSLIKKMLVKPIDLL from the exons ATGAGCAGCTCGTGGTATCTGCAACATGTGACCACTGGCCAGCGACACATCCTGCACAACGGGCCCAACTTGGTGGGTCGCCACTCGCGGTGCAAGATAGTCCTGTCTGGAACATATGAATTTGTGTCCCGGGAGCACGCCAACATCATCGTCAGTGATAATGAAGTGGTGGTGCAGTCAATG AATGCCTTGAATGGTATCTTTATCAATGACGGTAAACTAAGCGAAAAGATCAAGCGCTTGGCCGTGGCAGAGGGCTCCACCATCAGCCTGGGCGTCACGGGAATGCCACTCGAGAAAGTCAAGAGCATTCATGCCATTTTCCTGCTGAAGAAAATGCAGCCCACGGCCCATGAAATCATCCTCTCCTCCGACGATGACGATACAACGCCACTGCCTGCTGTGCGATTCCCCATTGCCGGTCAACCCACAGAATTTAATCTCAAGGAGCAAATACCAAGCATTGCCCTTAAGGACACCAGTGTGAaggaggaggaagaggaggagCAGCCCCCCAGTCCTGGCTTGCACTTGCCTAAAATAACAGAGGTAAAGCAAGAGATCGTAAAGCAAACCACCGCGGAGATAGAAAACATCTTCGGGGAGCCGAACGATGCCATTCTCGACTCTGTTCTGGAATTGAATCCATATTTGTACAACCAGCTAAACAAAAAATCGGCGAGCAGTGCCGCCACCCAAACAAAAATTCTCGATGGGGACTGTATTGAACTGGAAACGAATGCGGATAAGAAGAGAACGTCGGAGGCACAGCCAAATTCCAAGGCGTTTGAGCCCGATAAGCATGCAGATGGGGAACGCGTTTCAGCACCGCAGGAAGTGGTCGACGAGGATGAGTACGACGAGCGTTATGCCTTGTCTCAGGCAGTACTCAAGGAAATAAAGGCCGAAATGGCCTTTAGCGATGGCGAAGAGGATTTCCTAGAATCGAATGGCGTGGGGAACGTAGTTCAAGGTTCTCCATCGTCTAATACCTACGATGACATCGTCTATATTAGCGACTCGGATGATGATGAACTGAATGACAAGGTGGCCGACTGGTCCAAGTTGCTTAGCCAAAAGGTTGTTCCAGATGTCATCGAAATGTCGCAGACATACCCGGTGTTGGAGGAGGATTCGGATTCAGATCTTGGCATTGGAGCAAAACATCCAACGAGGGCTTTACGTATACAGTCCTCCAGCGAGGACGAAACTTCCGATGAGTTGATTGCACCGCAGATGGAACGAGGTCGCTCCAAAAACAAGTCCCTTAACGATCGTGTTGTGCGCCAGG CTGATAGCACGACTCCCGATCCTTCTCCGATTCGAAAATGTTCGGTACgcttgaaaaaagaaaaaacaaccGACAATGTCAGCTCCACTGCAGATGATGAACACTCGCTTGAGGCAGAGGACAAAATCAGCCCTAAACTAAAATCTTGTTTAAAAACTCCGAGCAAGACATTGGCAGATGACAAGAACAAAAAAGCGGAGACCAAGAAGTCCTCAgttcggcagcgacgccaaaCAATCGCATCCCGAGATGAATTAGCACATATAAGCCCACGACAGGATGAGACTAATAAGACACAACTTCACATCACTTCTCGGGATGACTTAGCTAAATCCAGCAAGGCAAATGAGGAAACCAAAGAAGCTCCAAAAGATATAGTTCAGACACCCAAAAAAGTACTGCGCAGTCGTTCAAAATCCTGCTACATGGATCGTCCAGAAGAATTAGGGGAACCTCTAagcaaaaaagaaaagaatcCTAAGAAGAACAATGAAAATTCGATTAACAGCCTTACAGAATTGGTGGTAACTCTAGAGGCTCCGGAAAAGTTGAAGACGTCTACcaaatcaaaaaacaaaaaagttgaAGGAAAAAAAACCACGTCTCGCGGCAGAcccaaaaaattaaagagtataGAAGAATTCGAGTCGTTAACGACTGAAGTTAAGGAAACTGAACCGATGGCCAAATCAAAAGTTTCTCCTTCTAAACAGGGCAATGATAAAGTTCCTATTCCAGCCGAAAGCCTCCTTAAAAAGAGCCCGCGCCTACTCAACCGATCGAAATCGTGCTATACAGATCGTCCTGGGATTACGGAAGCCTATTATCCTGACAAGCTATCTCCAGCCAAATGCGATGCATCTGGGAGACTTGAGAACTCTAATGAGAAGAGGATGACACACGAGGCTCCATCCTTTGCCAAGAATCGTGGCAAGTTGCAAGGGGTGCTGGCAGCCAAAGCCAAAGATATGGTATTAGAGCGCCAGCGTCTTATCGACTACCAAGCCGACTTGAACGCCAAGTGGAAACAAAAGCCCAAGGACAAGAAAAAAGAAGACgaaaaaataaagcaaaatCGCCGCGAAGCTCTTAAGAAGCTGTCTGACAAACCCAAGGAAAAGGACAATAGCTCGAGAACTAGTAAGAGAAAGCATTCCACAACTGTTCCTACCGTTCTCAATACCAACCGAGGCGAATTCCTAACCAAAGAAGTGGGTGGCCCACCAACAAAAGTGGCAAAGACGGATAAAGCTAAGCCAGTGCCCAAGAAACTCACTCCTCCCCGCCACCCAACTGCTGAGACATTCTCCCAGCAGCTCAAGGCAGCTGATGAAACCTTACTTTATCCGCAGCCACATTCTTATCGCCCAGCGGAACGTAAAGGAGCAGAGCAGGCGAGGAACCAGCGCACCTGCAACAAGGTTACCTTTGCCGAGATGGAACtctacaataaaaaaaaagaggagtTAAATAACATTCAGAGGAAGCTCAGAAAAGTGCATTTCAATGATGATGTCGTGATACACTACATCGAAAAGGTCCAGGGCGCCCGAGCCCAACTGCATGGACGCAAGGAGTGCATAAAGCTCTTCCTAAGCACGTACCACGAACGCCGCGAATGGACTCGCAAGGGTAAAAAACCGGTGAACGACATCCGTCAACACACACGAAGTATCCTGCGGTGGGCTAACCAGTGGCTAAAGCTTGGTAGTGTAGACGCAGTCGCCGACCAAGATACTATACTACCGATTTCAAATGAATTTGATTCTTTCAAGCACTATATAGA GACGTTTGTACCGTTGATGAAGCTGGAGCTGCTGTCCTCCATCGAAAGGGACTACAGGATGAACACAGAGACTTTTGTTGTCAGCTTAAAAAACGTGTACATCCAGGATAATTGCTACCGTTTGGTTACCAGAG TCAATAACAGGCCTATTGCAAAATTTGTACTGTATACCCTTTCGGGAGGCAGCCAAGTAACCGAGACGTTTGCCAATCTGCTAGATATTAAGTGTGTCGGAG GCAACGCGTTTGAGTTTCTGTTTGAGATCCTGATGCAGAATATAACCGAGGACCAGATCAACAGCGTTAAGCAGTGGACCGCCCGTCCAGTCGTCGACAGTATAAGGGTGGAGTTGGGGGCCTTGAGTGCCGTCCATCAGCTCCCCAGCTCGCCGCTCTGTCGTCGCATCCTGAAGCCCACGCAGACTATAAGTGAGATCTCACTACCAAAGCAGGCGTTCACCTTCAAGGGTTGCACGAAGATGAACGAGCATCAGGAGAATATTTGCCTACGCACCTATCAGCGAGTCATCGATGATTTGAAGCCGAGTATCACACTGATCCAGGGCCCACCCGGGACGGGCAAGTCGAAGGTTATTTCCGAACTATGTCTTCAGACTCTGTACGGAAATGCTGCCAAGACGCTGGACCGTAAGATCTTGATTTGTACTCATTCCAACACGGCCGTAGACCACATTGTTGGTCTCCTGGGTGGGGTTGTGCGCGTGATGAGCCACGACCGCTTCAACCTACTGCGTTTCGGGTTGCACGAAAAGATGAGCAATTACTCTCGACCCTTCTCGCTGGAGGCGCATTTCGATAAAGCCAAGAAGCTGAAGTTGAAGCGCCTAACTCCGGAGAACGTTGAAGTTTTAAAGAAGCAGCACATGGATCTTAAGGCTGAGATCCTTCAGCTGAAGCAAAAGGCGAATCTCACGGGCACATATCTGCAGCAGCAGTTGAAACAGAAAGAACGGCAGCTCCACTTAATCAGCGAGCAACTGAATCCACCGCTAACATCGCGTGAGGAGCTTGAAATTTCTCATACGTGTGTGGCCAAGGCCAATATCATCTGCACCACTCTCTCCTCGTGTGTGAAACTGGCCAACTATGTGGACTTCTTCGACATCTGCATCATCGACGAGGCCACCCAATGCACAGAGCCCTGGACATTGCTGCCCATGAGATTTGGTCTAACGCATCTCGTTCTGGTGGGCGACACCCAGCAACTTCCGGCAGTGGTGCTATCCAAAAAGGCCATAGACTTTGGACTGTCTAATTCCATGTTCGATCGCATTCAGCGCAGTCTACAACAGCAGCTGGATAAGCCAGGAGGCAATCAGTTTGTGCACACGAAACTATTTAAGCTGAGCATGCAGTACCGCATGCATCCAGAGATTTGTCGTTGGCCCAATAAGTATTTCTACGAGGATCAGTTGGTAAATGCCGACTCCACCGCCCGTTTTGCCTCGGCTGTCATTCCATACTGTGTGATCAATTTGAGATACACCCAGGACATCAGTGGCGCTCAAAACAAAAGTATTAGCAACGACGAGGAGGCTCGCTTTGTGgccaaacttctgactgagaTGGACAAACACTTGCCCACCAAACGCTACAGCTACGGCATAATCTCGCCGTACCAAAGCCAAtgttttgccttgagccaagTGATTCCCAGTCACATGAACCTCACTCCTTTGACTGTGGACGCGTATCAAGGTTTGGAGAAGGATGTGATCATAATTTCCAATGCCAGGACACGCGGTTGGGGCTTCCTCACCAACTATCAGCGCCTCAACGTGGCTCTGACCAGACCGAAGCGTTGTTTGGTCATTTGTGGGAATTTTGATGATCTGAAG TCTGTGGACATGTGGCGTAACTTACTCGACGACGCTCGCAACCGGAAAGTTTACTTCGATTTGGAGCGCAAGCATGTCGACGACCTACAGAACTCCTTAATCAAAAAGATGCTGGTTAAACCTATAGACCTTCTTTAA